The following proteins are encoded in a genomic region of Desulfuribacillus stibiiarsenatis:
- a CDS encoding (Fe-S)-binding protein, with the protein MSKKVSLFATCVADMFFPQAAESAYRLLRRQGLRVDFPKDQICCGQPSFNSGYVDESAKVAKELLYAFEDTDYVISPSGSCTAMVRDNYPILFKNDPKHLAMAKDFASRLYEFSEFFVKVLGVKNVGAKYKAKVTYHHSCHMSRLLRVKDAPIDLITNIEGIEYIELPENQDCCGFGGTFSVKMADISNAMLNEKIENVMSTGADILVGSDLSCLMNISGGLSRKGYKIETMHVAELLDRGLRG; encoded by the coding sequence TTGAGCAAAAAGGTTTCTTTGTTTGCAACTTGCGTAGCCGACATGTTTTTTCCACAAGCTGCTGAAAGTGCTTACAGGTTGCTAAGAAGGCAAGGTTTACGAGTAGATTTTCCGAAGGATCAAATCTGTTGTGGTCAACCATCGTTTAATTCAGGTTATGTAGACGAGTCTGCAAAGGTTGCGAAGGAATTGTTATACGCGTTCGAAGATACAGATTATGTGATAAGTCCTTCCGGATCTTGCACTGCGATGGTCCGAGATAATTACCCGATATTATTCAAGAACGACCCTAAGCACTTAGCGATGGCCAAGGATTTTGCTAGTCGCTTATATGAATTCTCTGAATTCTTTGTAAAGGTTCTTGGGGTTAAGAATGTTGGCGCCAAATATAAAGCAAAAGTTACGTATCACCATTCCTGTCACATGTCTCGACTATTACGAGTGAAAGACGCTCCAATCGATTTAATTACTAATATAGAAGGTATCGAATACATTGAATTACCAGAAAATCAGGACTGCTGTGGCTTCGGTGGGACTTTCTCGGTCAAGATGGCGGATATCTCCAATGCCATGCTTAACGAGAAAATTGAGAACGTCATGAGCACCGGTGCTGACATCTTAGTTGGCTCGGACTTAAGCTGCTTGATGAACATCAGTGGTGGCCTGAGTCGCAAAGGATACAAAATCGAAACGATGCATGTCGCGGAATTATTAGATAGGGGGCTAAGAGGATGA